A single genomic interval of Prunus dulcis chromosome 5, ALMONDv2, whole genome shotgun sequence harbors:
- the LOC117627414 gene encoding uncharacterized protein LOC117627414 has translation MGDHLVLCVDRFTKPESLQSLQGNEAPGSSSEGSCSQSAELPTCAIDVKGVGEKVVSEEEEPLIQTVECRICQEEDSVKNLEVPCACSGSLKFAHRKCVQRWCNEKGDITCEICHQPYQPGYTAPPPPPQSEDTTIDISEGWTISGTPLDLRDPRLLAMAAAERHFLEAEYDEYADTNASGAAFCRSAALILMALLLLRHALTLPNGDGDDDDASTFFSLFLLRAAGFLLPCYIMAWAISILQRRRQRQEAAALAATEVAFMLQAGQRRGLQFTIAPGPAVTPHQEPIQ, from the exons ATGGGTGATCACCTGGTGTTGTGCGTTGACCGCTTCACAAAACCTGAAAGCTTGCAATCACTGCAAGGGAATGAGGCCCCAGGATCTTCTTCAGAGGGTTCATGCTCCCAATCGGCTGAGCTACCCACTTGCGCCATTGATGTTAAGGGGGTAGGGGAGAAGGTTGTatctgaagaagaagagccaCTGATTCAGACGGTTGAATGTCGCATTTGCCAGGAAGAAGATAGCGTTAAGAATTTGGAAGTCCCCTGTGCTTGCAGTGGCAGCTTAAAA TTTGCTCATAGAAAATGTGTCCAGCGATGGTGCAATGAGAAGGGAGATATAACTTGTGAAATTTGTCATCAG CCATACCAACCTGGTTATACTGCCCCACCACCTCCGCCTCAGTCTGAAGATACCACAATTGACATCAG TGAGGGTTGGACAATCTCTGGTACCCCTTTGGATTTGCGTGATCCTCGACTATTAGCAATGGCAGCGGCTGAACGTCACTTTCTAGAGGCTGAATATGATGAGTATGCTGATACAAATGCTAGTGGAGCAGCTTTTTGCCGCTCTGCTGCTCTAATT TTAATGGCTCTCCTCCTCTTGAGGCATGCTTTGACCCTCCCCAATGGAGAtggggatgatgatgatgcttcAACCTTCTTTTCT CTGTTCTTGCTCCGGGCCGCTGGTTTTCTTCTCCCATGCTACATTATGGCTTGGGCCATCAGCATATTACAACGTCGAAGGCAAAGACAG GAGGCAGCAGCACTTGCGGCAACTGAGGTTGCATTTATGCTGCAGGCAGGGCAACGCCGGGGCTTGCAGTTCACAATAGCTCCAGGACCTGCAGTGACTCCCCATCAGGAGCCAATTCAATAA
- the LOC117627407 gene encoding protein EMBRYO DEFECTIVE 514 — MAEKTVSELAETNSETAAAAEDMELEASEPAPAEKPDEGTDGEAEANAKRLRDEEGSEGNDAVAKKTKVEKSPEEERLEKLGEGKESGRVSLGPKSFGSSVEMFDYFYRLLHYWPTDLSVNKYEHLVLLDLLKKGHAEPDKKIGGGVQAFQVRTHPLYKSRCFFLIREDEAVDDFSFRKCVDQILPLPENMKAHSDANKALGGKGGRGGGGGRGGWRGRGRGKPRN, encoded by the exons ATGGCAGAGAAGACAGTCTCTGAACTCGCCGAAACCAACTCGGAAACCGCCGCCGCTGCCGAGGACATGGAACTAGAAGCCTCAGAGCCCGCCCCGGCCGAAAAACCCGATGAGGGCACTGACGGCGAGGCTGAGGCGAACGCGAAACGGCTCAGGGATGAGGAGGGGAGTGAAGGAAACGACGCCGTGGCGAAGAAGACGAAGGTGGAAAAGTCGCCGGAAGAGGAGCGGTTGGAGAAGTTGGGGGAAGGAAAAGAGTCGGGTCGGGTCAGCCTGGGCCCGAAGAGTTTCGGGTCGTCGGTGGAGATGTTTGACTACTTCTACAGGTTGCTTCATTATTGGCCGACTGATCTCAGTGTTAATAAG TATGAACATCTGGTTTTGCTGGACTTGCTTAAGAAGGGTCATGCAGAGCCTGATAAGAAGATTGGTGGAGGGGTCCAGGCTTTCCAAGTTCGAACCCATCCATTGTATAAAAGCAGGTGCTTCTTCCTCATTAGGGAAGATGAAGCTGTTGATGATTTTAGTTTCAGGAAGTGTGTGGATCAGATACTTCCCTTGCCAGAGAACATGAAAGCACACTCCGACGCCAATAAAGCCTTAGGTGGGAAAGGTGGCCGGGGTGGCGGCGGTGGAAGAGGAGGTTGGCGTGGCCGTGGAAGGGGTAAGCCGAGAAACTGA
- the LOC117629120 gene encoding protein RKD2-like, which yields MGGHSLMSWLANYDVVEDPFCFTNQIVPPPMDYLSGMNGYGPFDWQCEWTLPQVQDSFLDAAVPFMDQSCLNLNPLYSSLDIQPIRSAFQGDEIVLGNGNGVCNDLFGELMEPSNNQQKQIQHQPPLLMCKNEENGSAENELEEETKVISKRSHLSTRLRSSNSTSLNSSKMLSRETISNYFYMPITQAAKELNVGLTLLKKRCRELGIHRWPHRKLASLQTLIRNIQELGKEGEESEEKLRNAIQLLERERKLLEEVPDMQLEDNTKRLRQACFKANYKKRKIMGMNNMDQSQSSFICSNNEIHEYASIMDDGYEEDEEIKSLLSDSFSSSNSNNICLF from the exons atggGTGGTCATTCACTTATGAGTTGGCTGGCCAACTATGATGTTGTTGAAGACCCATTTTGCTTCACAAACCAAATAGTTCCTCCTCCTATGGATTATTTGAG TGGAATGAACGGGTATGGTCCATTTGATTGGCAATGCGAATGGACCCTCCCACAAGTACAAGACTCTTTTCTTGATGCTGCTGTTCCTTTCATGGATCAAAGCTGTTTGAATCTTAATCCTCTTTACTCTTCCCTTGATATTCAACCAATCCGAAGTGCGTTTCAAG GTGATGAAATTGTTTTGGGAAATGGAAATGGGGTTTGTAATGATTTGTTCGGTGAATTAATGGAGCCTAGCAAtaatcaacaaaaacaaatacaacatCAACCTCCATTGCTGATGTGCAAGAATGAAGAAAATGGCAGTGCTGAGAATGAGTTGGAGGAGGAGACGAAGGTGATTAGTAAAAGGTCTCACCTCAGCACAAGGCTAAGATCATCAAACTCGACGTCGCTCAACTCATCAAAAATGTTGTCGAGGGAAACAATATCAAACTACTTCTACATGCCTATAACTCAGGCAGCCAAGGAACTCAATGTAGGTTTAACCCTTTTGAAGAAAAGGTGTCGAGAGTTGGGGATTCACCGGTGGCCTCACCGGAAGCTGGCCAGCCTCCAAACCCTAATCAGAAACATTCAG GAGTTGGGAAAGGAGGGGGAGGAGAGTGAGGAGAAGCTTCGAAATGCAATACAGTTGttggagagggagaggaagcTGCTGGAGGAAGTGCCCGACATGCAATTGGAGGACAATACCAAGCGATTGAGGCAAGCTTGTTTTAAGGCTAATtacaagaagagaaagatcatGGGGATGAATAATATGGATCAATCACAATCCTCTTTCATCTGCAGCAACAATGAAATTCATGAATATGCAAGTATTATGGATGATGGTtatgaggaagatgaagaaatcaaGTCTCTTTTATCTGACTCTTTTTCCTCATCAAATTCCAACAACATATGCCTGTTCTAG
- the LOC117627409 gene encoding pentatricopeptide repeat-containing protein At3g47530 — protein sequence MRRAAVSHHLSSLSSSQAHHPNVPVCFTTNISHTQTPKQSLLDLIKSCTRRSHLLQIHAHIVRTSLVLEPTICLQFLSLVGLSPLKSISYSRRFFDQIAKPTAFQYNTMVRAYSISDSPEEGFSMYRDLLRRGLCADALASSFVIKSCIRVSSLLGGIQVHARILRGGHESDSRLLTTLMDLYSICGKCDEACKLFDEMPKRDVVAWNVLISCCLHNNRTRDAVSLFDIMRSETHRCEPDEVTCLLMLQACSNLNALEFGERVHKYIEEHGYDGASNLCNSLIAMYSRCGCLDKAYEVFKGMKDKNVVSWSAMISGLAVNGYGREAIEAFGEMQKMGVLPDDQTFTGVLCACSHCGLVDEGIVFFDRMSKDFGVVPNIHHYGCMVDLLGRAGRLDQAYQLILSMDIKPDSTIWRTLLGGCRIHGHDALAESVIGHLIELKAQEAGDYVLLMNIYSSAGNWEKLTEVRKFMKEKAIQTTPGCSTIELKGVAHEFVVDDVSHPRKDEIYKMLDEINSQLKIAGYVPDASSELHNLGTEEKGHALSYHSEKLAIAFGVLATPPGTPIRVAKNLRICVDCHNFAMALSGVYNREVIIRDRTRFHHFREGRCSCNGYW from the coding sequence ATGAGAAGAGCAGCAGTCTCACATCACCTAAGCTCGCTCTCTTCTTCTCAGGCTCATCACCCCAACGTTCCTGTTTGTTTTACCACCAACATCTCCCACACTCAAACCCCAAAACAATCCCTTCTTGACCTCATCAAATCATGCACCAGAAGATCCCATTTGCTCCAAATCCACGCCCACATCGTCCGAACATCACTTGTTCTGGAACCCACCATTTGCCTCCAGTTCTTGTCCCTCGTTGGACTTTCACCACTGAAGAGCATCTCCTATTCCCGCCGATTCTTCGATCAGATAGCAAAGCCGACTGCTTTTCAGTACAACACCATGGTAAGAGCTTACTCAATCAGTGATTCACCAGAGGAGGGGTTTTCTATGTACCGAGATTTGCTACGGCGGGGCCTCTGTGCCGACGCCTTGGCATCGTCCTTTGTGATCAAATCTTGCATTAGAGTTTCGTCGTTGTTAGGAGGGATTCAGGTGCATGCTAGGATTTTGAGAGGTGGCCATGAATCCGACAGTCGTTTGCTCACTACTTTGATGGACTTGTATTCAATTTGTGGCAAGTGTGATGAAGCATGCAAGTTGTTTGATGAGATGCCTAAGAGAGATGTTGTTGCTTGGAACGTGTTGATTTCTTGTTGTTTACATAATAACCGGACGAGGGATGCTGTGAGCTTGTTCGATATAATGCGGAGTGAAACTCATAGATGTGAACCCGACGAAGTTACGTGTTTACTTATGCTCCAAGCTTGTTCCAACTTGAACGCGTTGGAGTTCGGCGAACGGGTTCATAAGTACATTGAAGAACATGGTTATGATGGTGCTTCAAATCTGTGTAACTCTCTAATAGCGATGTATTCACGGTGTGGGTGTTTGGATAAGGCTTATGAGGTGTTTAAGGGAATGAAGGATAAAAATGTGGTTTCGTGGAGTGCAATGATTTCTGGGTTGGCAGTGAATGGGTATGGTAGAGAAGCTATTGAAGCATTCGGAGAGATGCAGAAAATGGGTGTTTTACCAGATGATCAGACTTTTACTGGAGTTCTTTGTGCTTGCAGTCATTGCGGTTTGGTTGATGAAGGAATTGTGTTTTTTGATCGTATGAGCAAAGATTTTGGGGTAGTGCCTAATATCCATCACTATGGATGCATGGTTGATCTTTTGGGTCGTGCTGGTCGACTTGATCAGGCCTATCAGCTCATACTGTCAATGGATATCAAACCGGATTCGACAATATGGAGGACCTTACTTGGGGGTTGCAGAATTCATGGCCATGATGCCCTTGCGGAAAGTGTTATAGGTCATTTGATTGAACTCAAGGCTCAAGAGGCAGGGGATTATGTTCTGTTGATGAATATTTACTCTTCAGCTGGGAACTGGGAGAAGCTAACAGAAGTGAGGAAATTTATGAAGGAAAAAGCAATTCAAACTACACCTGGCTGTAGCACAATTGAATTGAAAGGAGTAGCACACGAGTTTGTTGTGGATGATGTTTCACACCCAAGGAAGGATGAAATCTACAAGATGCTGGATGAGATTAATAGCCAGCTGAAGATTGCTGGTTATGTTCCAGATGCATCATCTGAATTGCACAACTTGGGGACAGAAGAAAAGGGGCATGCACTCTCCTATCACAGCGAGAAATTAGCTATTGCTTTCGGTGTCCTAGCAACTCCCCCTGGCACGCCAATCAGAGTGGCCAAGAATCTTCGGATATGTGTTGATTGCCATAATTTTGCAATGGCTCTCTCAGGGGTTTATAACAGAGAGGTAATTATACGAGACCGCACCCGGTTTCATCATTTCCGGGAGGGGCGCTGCTCTTGCAATGGCTATTGGTAG